From the genome of Perca flavescens isolate YP-PL-M2 chromosome 1, PFLA_1.0, whole genome shotgun sequence, one region includes:
- the LOC114560825 gene encoding COUP transcription factor 2 yields MAMVAWRNPEGVGDTQGTLSSSVSQVAPLSLSGELTGHMNPASSLEIPSAAAAAPPGAPPPNPSSSTTTSTTINNNNTSSSSSSSSSMDKQQSQQIECIVCGDKSSGKHYGQFTCEGCKSFFKRSVRRNLSYTCRANRNCPVDQHHRNQCQYCRLKKCLKVGMRREAVQRGRLPTQSYHGQFALTNGDPLQCHSYLSGYISLLLRAEPYPTSRFGTQCLQSNNIMGIENICELAARMLFSAVEWARNIPFFPDLQVTDQVALLRLTWSELFVLNAAQCSMPVHVAPLLAAAGLHASPMSADRVVAFMDHIRVFQEQVEKLKVLHVDSAEYSCIKAIVLFTTDACGLSDVSHVEGLQEKSQCALEEYVRSQYPNQPNRFGKLLLRLPSLRTVSSSVIEQLFFVRLVGKTPIETLIRDMLLSGSSFNWPYMPIQ; encoded by the exons ATGGCTATGGTGGCGTGGAGAAACCCCGAGGGCGTCGGGGACACTCAGGGGACCCTCTCCTCATCGGTGTCCCAGGTCgcacctctgtctctgtctgggGAGCTGACGGGACACATGAACCCGGCGTCTTCTCTGGAAATACCgtcggcggcagcagcagcaccccCGGGCGCACCGCCGCCCAATCCATCCAGCAGCACCACCACGAGCACCACCATCAATAACAACAacacctcctcttcctcgtcctCTTCCTCGTCCATGGACAAACAGCAGAGCCAGCAGATCGAGTGCATCGTGTGCGGGGATAAATCCAGCGGGAAGCACTACGGACAGTTCACATGTGAAGGATGTAAGAGCTTCTTTAAACGCAGCGTCAGGAGAAACCTGTCCTACACCTGCAGGGCCAACAGGAACTGTCCCGTTGACCAGCACCACCGCAACCAGTGCCAGTACTGTCGCCTCAAGAAATGCCTCAAAGTCGGCATGAGGAGGGAAG CTGTCCAGAGAGGCAGACTTCCGACCCAGTCTTATCACGGCCAGTTTGCTCTGACAAACGGAGACCCTCTCCAGTGTCATTCCTATCTATCGGGATACATCTCTCTCCTGCTGCGGGCCGAGCCTTACCCGACCTCCAGGTTCGGCACTCAGTGCCTGCAGAGCAACAATATCATGGGCATCGAGAACATCTGCGAGCTAGCGGCCCGGATGCTCTTCAGCGCCGTGGAATGGGCCCGCAACATCCCTTTCTTCCCGGACCTGCAGGTAACGGACCAGGTGGCCCTGCTCCGCCTCACCTGGAGCGAACTGTTCGTCCTGAACGCCGCCCAGTGCTCCATGCCCGTCCACGTCGCCCCGCTGCTGGCCGCAGCCGGCCTCCATGCCTCCCCGATGTCCGCGGACCGGGTGGTGGCCTTCATGGACCACATCCGGGTCTTCCAGGAGCAGGTGGAGAAGCTCAAGGTGCTGCACGTGGATTCAGCAGAGTACAGCTGCATCAAGGCCATCGTGCTGTTCACCACAG ATGCTTGTGGTCTGTCAGACGTGAGCCATGTGGAGGGTCTGCAGGAGAAATCGCAGTGTGCGTTAGAGGAGTATGTGAGGAGCCAATATCCCAACCAGCCTAACAGGTTTGGAAAGCTGCTGCTCCGCTTGCCTTCCCTCCGCACCGTCTCTTCTTCTGTCATAGAGCAGCTTTTCTTCGTCCGTCTGGTGGGGAAAACCCCCATAGAAACTCTGATAAGGGACATGCTGCTGTCCGGAAGCAGCTTCAACTGGCCTTACATGCCTATTCAGTAG